Proteins encoded within one genomic window of Solea senegalensis isolate Sse05_10M linkage group LG11, IFAPA_SoseM_1, whole genome shotgun sequence:
- the sall4 gene encoding sal-like protein 4 has protein sequence MSRRKQAKPQHINSDEPGSLQNGNLQDDQAEEIGNEVKRFRMDETKVCNKCCAEFFDEAEFVEHEKNCTKSQQVVIMKDGDGNEVPEEYSQGSPDGDGLTSDHDESQSSSHSLSNVNADHLERTEEESSMNADDSGQLDYAEMSASPEMNFHPSPKVQDSNVTLETMADTKVAVSQHPSSNTSLTSQDAIQAIPMILEQLVCLQQQQLQQIQLTEQIRIQVAMMTPHGLHSSVGAVVDPLKALGAHLSQQLSAAAALIGKRTGSQNLAMETLKQGKLPLPTVIPTSLPGGLGSMTSKSDILKGIPDLASRLPALLPPSESGMGFPSTFNGIQAGMESSKKVKTKILNIQPESKNGDSVYKHKCKYCGKTFGNDSALQIHLRSHTGERPFKCNICGNRFTTKGNLKVHFQRHKDKYPTIGMNPHPVPEHLDNIPTSSGIPFGMSVPLDESNMTDTKPIIGHPAPGFHPSVVPGFKTTFDSFAGDPFSQRPSPSTSDGSQSVSSHVFGQEKALDPNQKDAKELLGVLHHMNGNGLPGEQSSGTAKLQQMVDGLEKRTSDPNECVICHRVLSCQSSLKMHYRTHTGERPYKCKICGRAFSTKGNLKAHYGVHRANTPLKMQHSCPICQKKFTNAVVLQQHIRMHMGGQIPNTPMPENHFEAAETIEPSLPGEKPMDINGFDESMENHETELNSQQPNDSLDSLPSASEEQPQNHSAPITFSSLEVLKNLTSALALKRQTSTASESEGTPKESPSATREQEYQNGRSPAISDSATSFHSSSPVNIMSSSKSPESPADEFTYSGQIPESDEGIQEGTESSGALDLTAASNITPKAIKEEPGLQAFTNGDYVPSNMSFMRIPSSLASLEMKIPSDNPLGPNGLFSSHMPQGTAMPSSISAAPRRSTKQHMCNACGKNFSSASALQIHERTHTGEKPFACNICGRAFTTKGNLKVHIGTHMWNNSSRRGQRLSLDNPMALMAMSAEAKRLPEMMQVPKELGPQPMSFDPSMWNQYAAAFTGGLTMKTNEISVIQGGGIPLPGSPAGGPLIGSTGGLMKMDGSHSGLPATVAEIEKNSSDSVPKSQFPHFMEEGKIAVN, from the exons ATGTCGAGGCGCAAGCAAGCCAAACCGCAGCACATCAACTCTGACGAGCCCGGCTCACTGCAGAACG GGAATCTTCAAGATGATCAAGCTGAGGAGATtggaaatgaagtgaaaagGTTCAGAATGGATGAGACCAAGGTCTGCAACAAGTGTTGTGCTGAATTCTTTGATGAAGCAGAATTTGTTGAGCATGAGAAAAATTGCACTAAAAGTCAGCAAGTGGTCATCATGAAAGACGGCGATGGCAATGAAGTGCCTGAGGAATATTCACAAGGTTCCCCCGACGGCGACGGCCTTACCAGTGACCATGATGAGAGCCAGTCCAGTAGTCATTCACTATCAAATGTTAATGCAGACCATCTGGAAAGAACAGAGGAAGAGTCGAGCATGAATGCAGATGACTCGGGTCAACTGGATTATGCAGAGATGTCTGCCAGCCCCGAGATGAATTTCCACCCATCGCCCAAAGTGCAAGATTCAAATGTCACTCTTGAGACCATGGCAGACACTAAAGTTGCTGTCTCCCAACATCCTTCGAGTAATACGTCTCTGACCTCACAGGATGCCATTCAAGCCATCCCAATGATTTTGGAACAGTTGGTGTGTCTCCAGCAACAGCAGTTACAACAAATCCAGCTCACGGAACAGATTCGAATTCAAGTGGCTATGATGACCCCACATGGTCTCCACTCATCTGTTGGGGCAGTAGTGGACCCCCTAAAAGCCCTTGGTGCACATCTTTCTCAACAgctttctgctgcagcagctctaATAGGAAAAAGAACCGGCAGTCAGAACCTTGCTATGGAGACACTAAAGCAAGGTAAACTACCTCTGCCCACTGTCATCCCCACCTCTCTACCTGGAGGACTGGGTTCAATGACTTCtaaatcagacattttgaaGGGCATTCCCGATCTGGCCAGCCGTTTACCAGCATTGTTGCCTCCGTCCGAGAGTGGCATGGGATTCCCTAGCACCTTCAATGGTATCCAAGCAGGGATGGAGTCCTCCAAAAAAGTGAAGACAAAGATACTGAACATCCAACCAGAATCCAAGAATGGTGATTCAGTATACAAGCACAAATGTAAGTACTGTGGTAAGACCTTTGGTAACGACAGTGCTCTTCAGATTCACCTGCGCTCTCACACGGGAGAGAGGCCCTTTAAGTGTAATATTTGTGGAAACCgcttcacaacaaaaggcaaccTCAAAGTGCATTTCCAGCGGCATAAAGACAAGTATCCAACCATTGGCATGAACCCCCACCCTGTGCCAGAGCACCTTGACAATATTCCCACTAGCAGCGGCATTCCATTTGGCATGTCTGTACCACTGGATGAGTCAAACATGACTGACACCAAGCCCATAATAGGCCATCCTGCTCCAGGGTTCCACCCATCGGTCGTACCAGGTTTCAAGACTACCTTTGACAGCTTTGCAGGGGATCCATTCTCACAGAGGCCCTCCCCATCAACAAGTGATGGCTCTCAGTCTGTTTCTTCCCATGTCTTTGGCCAAGAGAAGGCACTGGATCCAAATCAGAAGGATGCCAAAGAACTGCTTGGAGTGCTGCATCATATGAATGGTAATGGTCTCCCAGGAGAACAAAGCTCTGGAACAGCCAAACTTCAGCAGATGGTGGATGGGCTGGAAAAGAGGACCAGTGACCCCAATGAGTGTGTAATATGCCATAGGGTACTCAGTTGCCAGAGCTCACTCAAGATGCATTACCGTACACACACTGGCGAGAGGCCCTACAAGTGCAAAATCTGTGGCCGTGCTTTCTCCACCAAGGGTAACCTCAAAGCTCATTATGGAGTGCACAGGGCTAACACTCCTCTAAAGATGCAGCACTCATGTCCCATCTGCCAGAAGAAATTCACCAATGCTGTGGTTCTCCAACAACACATTCGCATGCACATGGGCGGCCAGATCCCCAACACCCCCATGCCAGAAAACCACTTTGAGGCAGCAGAAACAATTGAACCATCTCTTCCTGGGGAGAAGCCCATGGATATCAATGGCTTTGACGAAAGCATGGAGAACCATGAGACGGAGCTGAACTCTCAGCAGCCAAACGATAGCTTAGATTCCCTCCCATCTGCATCTGAGGAACAACCACAGAATCACTCTGCCCCCATTACATTTTCCAGTCTAGAAGTCTTGAAGAACCTCACCTCTGCCCTTGCACTGAAACGTCAGACTAGCACGGCATCGGAGAGTGAGGGAACACCCAAAGAATCCCCATCAGCTACAAGAGAGCAGGAATATCAGAATGGTCGCAGTCCTGCTATTTCTGACTCGGCCACATCTTTTCATTCATCCTCCCCTGTAAACATCATGAGCAGCAGCAAGTCCCCCGAGTCACCTGCTGATGAATTTACTTACAGTGGGCAGATACCAGAGTCTGATGAAGGAATTCAGGAGGGCACAGAGTCAAGTGGAGCCCTTGACCTCACAGCAGCCAGTAACATTACCCCCAAAGCCATCAAGGAAGAACCAGGCTTGCAGGCATTCACAAATGGAGACTATG TTCCCAGTAACATGTCCTTCATGAGGATACCATCAAGTCTGGCCAGTTTGGAGATGAAGATTCCTTCAGATAATCCTTTGGGCCCCAATGGTTTGTTCAGTTCCCACATGCCTCAGGGAACAGCCATGCCCTCTTCAATCTCCGCTGCACCACGTCGATCGACCAAACAGCATATGTGTAATGCTTGTGGCAAGAACTTCTCATCAGCCAGTGCCTTACAGATCCATGAGCGCACTCATACAGGGGAGAAGCCTTTTGCCTGCAACATCTGTGGCAGGGCTTTCACCACCAAGGGGAATCTAAAA GTGCACATTGGAACTCACATGTGGAACAACTCGTCACGCCGTGGTCAGCGTCTGTCTCTGGATAATCCCATGGCACTGATGGCAATGAGTGCCGAGGCTAAGAGGTTGCCAGAAATGATGCAGGTACCCAAAGAACTGGGTCCTCAACCAATGAGCTTTGATCCATCTATGTGGAACCAGTATGCTGCTGCATTCACTGGTGGCCTTACCATGAAGACCAATGAAATATCAGTCATTCAGGGTGGTGGCATCCCACTCCCTGGGAGCCCTGCCGGTGGGCCTCTTATTGGATCCACTGGAGGTCTCATGAAAATGGATGGGTCCCACTCTGGTTTGCCTGCCACAGTGGCCGAAATTGAAAAGAACAGCTCTGATAGTGTGCCAAAATCACAGTTCCCACATTTCATGGAGGAGGGTAAAATTGCAGTAAattag
- the LOC122776959 gene encoding probable phospholipid-transporting ATPase IIA, with protein MPDNIPLQPVRRPKRHDSKNRHGCCPWSRCCGMGDLRPRTVWLGHPEKRDQRYPRNVINNQKYNFFTFLPAVLYNEYKYFFNLYFLLLACSQFIEELRLGALYTYWVPLGIVLIVTIMREAVEEIRCYLRDKEVNSQIYSKLSTRGTVKVKSSGIQVGDLIIVEKNQRVPADMIFLRTSERNGSCFLRTDQLDGETDWKLRLPVACTQRLPTAADLLQIRSYVYAEEPNIDIHNFIGTFTREDADPPVNESLSIENTLWASTVVASGTVVGVVIYTGKELRSVMNTSNPRHKVGLIDLEVNCLTKILFGALVVVSLVMVALQHFAGRWYLQIFRFLLLFSHIVPISLRVNLDMGKMVFSWMIKKDSKIPGTVVRASTIPEQLGRISYLLTDKTGTLTQNEMVFRRLHLGTVAYGMDSMDEVQSHVFSAYTQPTHDLPASRAPAATKVRKTISSRVHEAVKAIALVHNVTPVYESNGVTDQAEAEQHYEDTCRVYQASSPDEVSLVQWTESVGLTLVGRDQSSMQLRTPTGQILNFTILQIFPFTYESKRMGIIVRDESNGEITFYMKGADVVMAGIVQYNDWLEEECGNMAREGLRVLVVSKKSLTEEQYQDFEARYVQAKLSVHDRSLKVATVIESLEMEMELLCLTGVEDQLQTDVRPTLEILRNAGIKVWMLTGDKLETATCTAKNAHLITRNQDIHIFRPVTTRGEAHLELNAFRRKHDCALVISGDSLEVCLKYYEYEFMELACQCPAVVCCRCTPTQKAQIVRLLQERTGKLTCAVGDGGNDVSMIQEADCGVGVEGKEGKQASLAADFSVTQFKNLGRLLMVHGRNSYKRSAALSQFVIHRSLCISTMQAVFSSVFYFASVPLYQGFLIIGYSTIYTMFPVFSLVLDKDVKSEVAMLYPELYKDLLKGRPLSFKTFLIWVLISIYQGSIIMYGALLLFESEFVHVVAISFTSLILTELLMVALTIQTWHWLMIVGELLSLACYIASLVFLHEFIDVYFITTVSFLWKVTVITLVSCLPLYILKYLRRRFSPPSYSKLTT; from the exons ATGCCCGACAACATCCCTCTACAACCCGTGAGACGACCGAAAAGACACGACAGTAAAAACAGACATGG GTGCTGCCCGTGGTCAAGATGCTGTGGCATGGGGGACTTGCGTCCCCGTACCGTGTGGCTTGGCCACCCAGAAAAGAGGGATCAGAGGTACCCCAGGAATGTCATTAACAACCAGAAGTACAACTTTTTCACCTTCCTGCCTGCG GTGCTGTACAATGAGTACAAGTACTTCTTCAACTTGTACTTTTTGCTTTTGGCCTGCTCTCAGTTTATTGAAGAGCTACGTTTGGGTGCCCTCTACACCTACTGGGTCCCATTG gGCATTGTTTTGATTGTCACCATCATGAGAGAGGCAGTCGAAGAAATAAGATGCTATCTTCGAGACAAAGAGGTGAACTCTCAGATTTACAGCAAGCTGTCGACAAGAG GCACAGTCAAGGTCAAAAGCAGCGGTATTCAAGTCGGGGATCTTATAATTGTGGAAAAG AACCAGCGTGTTCCTGCTGACATGATCTTTTTAAGGACCTCTGAAAGAAATG GCTCCTGTTTCCTGCGGACTGACCAACTGGACGGAGAGACGGACTGGAAACTACGCCTCCCAGTGGCCTGCACGCAGAGACTGCCGACTGCTGCC GACCTCCTCCAAATCAGATCATATGTGTATGCAGAAGAGCCAAACATTGACATCCATAACTTCATTGGAACTTTTACCAGG GAGGATGCAGACCCCCCTGTCAATGAGAGTCTCAGCATTGAGAACACCCTGTGGGCCAGCACTGTTGTCGCCTCTG GCACAGTGGTGGGGGTTGTGATTTACACAGGAAAGGAGCTGCGCAGTGTCATGAACACCTCCAACCCAAGGCACAAG GTGGGTTTGATTGACCTGGAAGTGAACTGTTTGACTAAGATTCTATTTGGGGCCCTGGTGGTGGTGTCACTGGTCATGGTGGCTCTCCAGCACTTCGCCGGCCGCTGGTACCTCCAGATCTTTCgcttcctgctgctcttctctcACATCGTGCCCATCAG TTTGAGAGTCAATCTGGACATGGGAAAGATGGTTTTCAGCTGGATGATCAAGAAAGACTCCAAGATCCCTGGGACGGTAGTGAGGGCAAGCACCATACCTGAACAGCTTGGACGCATCTCCTACCTGCTGACCGACAAAACAG GGACTCTTACCCAAAATGAAATGGTGTTCCGGCGGCTCCATCTTGGAACTGTGGCATATGGAATGGACTCAATGGATGAAGTACAGAGCCATGTGTTCAGCGCCTACACACAG CCCACCCATGACCTTCCAGCCTCCAGGGCTCCGGCAGCAACTAAGGTCCGCAAGACCATCAGCAGTAGAGTTCATGAGGCTGTAAAGGCCATCGCCCTGGTGCACAATGTAACACCAGTGTATGAGTCCAATGGGGTGACGGACCAGGCTGAGGCTGAGCAGCATTATGAAGACACATGCAGAGTCTACCAGGCATCCAGCCCAGATGAG GTGTCACTGGTGCAATGGACGGAGAGTGTTGGGCTGACACTGGTGGGAAGAGACCAGTCCTCCATGCAGCTGCGGACCCCTACTGGCCAAATCCTGAACTTCACCATACTTCAGATTTTCCCCTTCACCTACGAGAGCAAGAGGATGGGCATCATTGTTCGA gATGAATCAAATGGAGAGATCACTTTCTATATGAAAGGAGCTGATGTGGTGATGGCAGGCATCGTCCAGTATAATGActggctggaggaggag TGTGGAAACATGGCGAGGGAAGGTCTGAGGGTCCTCGTAGTGTCCAAGAAATCCCTGACTGAGGAGCAGTATCAAGATTTTGAG GCACGGTATGTCCAGGCCAAGCTTAGTGTCCATGACCGCTCTCTGAAGGTGGCCACTGTCATTGAAAGTCTGGAGATGGAAATGGAGCTGCTGTGTCTGACAGGGGTGGAGGACCAACTTCAGACTGATGTCAGGCCCACCCTGGAGATCCTGCGCAACGCAGGCATTAAG GTTTGGATGCTGACAGGAGACAAGCTTGAAACAGCCACGTGCACTGCAAAGAACGCTCATCTGATCACCCGCAACCAGGACATCCATATCTTCAGACCC GTGACAACGCGAGGGGAAGCTCACCTGGAGCTCAACGCCTTCAGGAGAAAACACGACTGCGCCCTGGTGATATCAGGAGACTCGCTTGAG GTTTGTCTGAAATACTACGAGTATGAGTTTATGGAGCTCGCGTGTCAGTGTCCTGCTGTGGTTTGCTGCCGCTGTACCCCCACTCAGAAGGCTCAGATAGTGCGGCTTCTACAGGAGCGCACAGGCAAACTCACCTGTGCTGTag GGGATGGAGGAAACGATGTCAGCATGATCCAGGAAGCCGACTGTGGCGTGGGAGTGGAGGGAAAA GAGGGAAAGCAGGCCTCTCTGGCCGCTGACTTCTCCGTGACTCAGTTCAAAAATCTAGGCCGTCTCCTCATGGTCCACGGTCGGAACAGCTACAAAAGGTCCGCAGCTCTCAGCCAGTTTGTCATCCACCGGAGCTTGTGCATCAGCACCATGCAG gccgtcttctcctctgttttctACTTTGCTTCAGTCCCACTCTACCAGGGATTTCTGATTATTGG CTACTCCACGATCTACACCATGTTCCCCGTCTTCTCCCTGGTCTTGGACAAGGATGTTAAGTCAGAGGTTGCTATGCTATACCCAGAGTTATACAAAGATCTCCTAAAG GGTCGACCACTGTCCTTCAAAACCTTTCTAATATGGGTGCTAATAAGTATCTATCAAG GGAGCATCATCATGTACGGGGCACTGCTGCTCTTTGAGTCAGAGTTCGTCCATGTCGTGGCCATTTCCTTCACCTCTCTAATCCTGACCGAGCTGCTGATGGTGGCCCTGACCATCCAAACGTGGCACTGGCTCATGATAGTTGGCGAGCTCCTGAGCTTGGCCTGTTACATCGCCTCCCTCGTCTTCCTGCACGAGTTCATCG